The following proteins come from a genomic window of Microbacterium sp. SY138:
- the leuS gene encoding leucine--tRNA ligase, with protein MRSLSENLSTAPADDETPSAHAIQNKWQKYWAENGTFLTGGDDDTRPRRYVLAMFPYPSGDLHMGHAENYLYSDIVARFWRHRGHNVLNPIGWDSFGLPAENAAIRQGADPRDWTYQNIAQQKVGFEQYGVSFDWSRVLHTSDPEYYHWNQWLFLKLYERGLAYRKKSPVNWCPNDQTVLANEQVVDGRCDRCGAEVIKKKLTQWYFRITDYADRLLDDLNQLEGFWPHKVLQMQRNWIGRSVGADVDFLIEGREEPVTVFSTRPDTLHGATFFVVAPDSDLASELAAGASDDVRQRFQTYLEQVQKETDIDRQSTDRPKTGVFLERYAINPVNGEKLPVWAADYVLADYGHGAVMAVPAHDQRDLDFARAFDLPVKVVVDTTAPVTGAMPVIEVDDEGVPIDTGAALEEQSPATTGVALTGEGRMINSGALNGLSKRNAIARAIEQLEATGTGRAAKNYRLRDWLISRQRFWGTPIPMLHAEDGSIIPVPEDKLPVKLPSVEGLDLKPKGTSPLGGAESWVRTTDPQTGDPVLRDPDTMDTFVDSSWYFLRFLSPNSDTVAFDPAQAARWAPVDSYIGGVEHAILHLLYARFITKVLFDMGLIDFTEPFSNLINQGMVLLDGQKMSKSKGNLVLFQEELDAHGADALRVGLAFAGPVEDDKDWADVSTTGAQKFLARAMRIAGEVSSPVDVVFDGGDSALRRATHKLLAEAPALVEQTKFNVLVARLMELVNVTRKTIDGAAGAADPAVREAAETIAVMLDLIAPHTAEEMWEVLGHEPSVGLVTWRSADPALLIEDTITAVVQVGGKVRAQLEVSARIGESELEALARADERVIRSIGDREIVKVVVRAPKIVSFVVKG; from the coding sequence GTGCGTTCGTTGTCTGAGAACCTGTCCACCGCTCCTGCCGACGACGAGACCCCGTCGGCGCACGCCATCCAGAACAAGTGGCAGAAGTACTGGGCGGAGAACGGCACGTTCCTCACGGGCGGCGACGACGACACCCGCCCGCGCCGGTACGTGCTCGCGATGTTCCCGTACCCGTCCGGCGACCTGCACATGGGGCACGCCGAGAACTACCTCTACTCCGACATCGTGGCCCGTTTCTGGCGCCACCGCGGACACAACGTCCTGAACCCGATCGGCTGGGACTCGTTCGGGCTGCCCGCCGAGAACGCGGCGATCCGGCAGGGTGCCGACCCTCGGGACTGGACGTATCAGAACATCGCGCAGCAGAAGGTCGGCTTCGAACAGTACGGCGTCTCGTTCGACTGGAGCCGGGTCCTGCACACGTCCGACCCCGAGTACTACCACTGGAATCAGTGGCTGTTCCTGAAGCTGTACGAGCGGGGCCTGGCGTATCGCAAGAAGAGCCCGGTGAACTGGTGCCCGAACGACCAGACGGTGCTGGCGAACGAGCAGGTCGTCGACGGACGCTGCGATCGCTGTGGTGCGGAGGTCATCAAGAAGAAGCTCACGCAGTGGTACTTCCGGATCACCGACTACGCGGACCGTCTGCTCGACGATCTGAACCAGCTCGAGGGATTCTGGCCGCACAAGGTGCTGCAGATGCAGCGCAACTGGATCGGACGCTCCGTGGGCGCCGACGTCGACTTCCTGATCGAGGGGCGTGAGGAGCCGGTCACGGTGTTCTCGACGCGCCCTGACACGCTGCACGGCGCGACGTTCTTCGTGGTCGCACCCGATTCCGACCTGGCGTCCGAACTCGCTGCCGGTGCTTCCGATGACGTGCGTCAGCGCTTCCAGACGTACCTGGAGCAGGTGCAGAAGGAGACCGATATCGATCGGCAGTCCACGGACCGCCCGAAGACCGGTGTGTTCCTCGAGCGCTATGCGATCAACCCCGTGAACGGCGAGAAGCTGCCGGTGTGGGCGGCGGACTATGTGCTGGCCGACTACGGTCACGGTGCAGTCATGGCGGTTCCTGCGCACGACCAGCGCGACCTGGACTTCGCTCGTGCGTTCGACCTGCCCGTCAAGGTGGTCGTCGACACGACGGCTCCCGTCACGGGCGCGATGCCGGTGATCGAGGTCGACGACGAGGGCGTGCCGATCGACACGGGCGCCGCGCTCGAGGAGCAGAGCCCCGCCACCACGGGCGTTGCACTCACCGGCGAAGGCCGCATGATCAACTCCGGTGCACTCAATGGGCTCTCCAAGCGCAACGCCATCGCGCGTGCGATCGAGCAGTTGGAAGCGACCGGCACGGGTCGTGCCGCCAAGAACTACCGTCTGCGTGACTGGCTGATCTCGCGTCAGCGCTTCTGGGGCACGCCGATCCCGATGCTGCACGCCGAAGACGGCAGCATCATCCCGGTTCCCGAGGACAAGCTCCCCGTGAAGCTGCCGAGCGTCGAAGGACTCGACCTCAAGCCCAAGGGCACCTCGCCGCTGGGCGGTGCCGAGAGCTGGGTGCGCACGACCGACCCGCAGACGGGCGACCCCGTGCTGCGCGACCCCGACACGATGGACACGTTCGTCGACAGCTCGTGGTATTTCCTGCGTTTCCTCTCGCCGAACAGCGACACGGTGGCTTTCGATCCGGCGCAGGCGGCGCGCTGGGCACCGGTGGACTCGTACATCGGTGGTGTCGAGCACGCGATCCTGCATCTGCTGTACGCGCGCTTCATCACGAAGGTCCTGTTCGACATGGGGCTGATCGACTTCACCGAGCCGTTCTCGAACCTCATCAACCAGGGCATGGTGCTGCTCGACGGGCAGAAGATGTCCAAGAGCAAGGGCAACCTGGTGCTCTTCCAGGAGGAGCTCGACGCCCACGGCGCCGACGCCCTGCGTGTGGGGCTGGCGTTCGCCGGTCCCGTGGAGGACGACAAGGATTGGGCCGACGTCTCGACGACCGGCGCCCAGAAGTTCCTGGCGCGCGCGATGCGCATCGCCGGTGAGGTGTCGAGCCCGGTCGACGTGGTGTTCGACGGCGGTGACTCCGCGCTGCGACGCGCGACGCACAAGCTGCTCGCCGAAGCGCCCGCTCTGGTCGAGCAGACGAAGTTCAACGTGCTGGTCGCGCGCCTGATGGAGCTCGTGAACGTCACCCGCAAGACGATCGACGGTGCCGCCGGCGCGGCTGACCCCGCCGTCCGCGAAGCCGCGGAGACGATCGCCGTGATGCTCGACCTCATCGCTCCGCACACGGCGGAGGAGATGTGGGAGGTCCTCGGACACGAGCCTTCCGTCGGCCTGGTGACGTGGCGTTCCGCCGACCCGGCACTGCTGATCGAGGACACGATCACCGCCGTCGTGCAGGTGGGCGGCAAGGTGCGCGCCCAGCTCGAGGTCTCGGCGCGTATCGGCGAGTCGGAGCTCGAGGCTCTGGCCCGCGCCGACGAGCGCGTGATCCGGTCGATCGGCGACCGCGAGATCGTGAAGGTCGTCGTGCGTGCTCCGAAGATCGTGAGCTTCGTCGTCAAGGGCTGA
- a CDS encoding alpha/beta hydrolase, with protein sequence MSVQIVFVHGIRTSATMWRSQAAYLEERGYAFTAVDLPGHGTRMQEDFTLHEALHTIDEAVRAAAEKGPVLLVGHSMGGLLCLAYVGGAEQPPVAGLIAASCTSIPHGAGLAAYRLFTRAVDALPDRGMWLTGRILEATVPVETRSDFAAGGYALDTQDAALRSLAALDIAAAIPRITIPLWFVNGQYDQLRLNESLFQRLAPHAELIIVPRTTHLVTAMRPQIFNAVLQLAIATVERDAAQGVTPDPSSS encoded by the coding sequence GTGAGCGTCCAGATCGTCTTCGTGCACGGTATCCGCACGTCCGCCACCATGTGGCGGTCCCAGGCGGCCTACCTCGAGGAGCGCGGCTACGCCTTCACCGCCGTCGACCTCCCGGGGCACGGTACGCGGATGCAGGAGGACTTCACCCTCCACGAGGCGCTGCACACCATAGATGAGGCGGTGCGCGCCGCGGCCGAGAAGGGCCCCGTCCTGCTGGTGGGGCATTCGATGGGCGGATTGCTCTGCCTCGCGTATGTCGGGGGCGCGGAGCAACCTCCCGTCGCGGGGCTGATCGCGGCGTCCTGCACCTCGATCCCCCACGGTGCCGGGCTCGCGGCCTACCGTCTCTTCACTCGAGCCGTCGATGCCCTTCCCGACCGCGGGATGTGGCTGACCGGCCGGATCCTCGAAGCCACCGTGCCTGTGGAGACCCGGTCCGACTTCGCCGCCGGCGGCTACGCGCTCGACACCCAGGACGCCGCGCTGCGCAGTCTGGCCGCGCTCGACATCGCCGCGGCGATCCCTCGCATCACGATTCCGCTCTGGTTCGTGAACGGGCAGTACGACCAGCTGCGGCTCAACGAGTCACTGTTCCAACGGCTCGCCCCGCATGCCGAGCTCATCATCGTGCCACGCACGACGCACCTCGTCACCGCGATGCGGCCGCAGATCTTCAACGCCGTGCTGCAGCTCGCCATCGCGACCGTGGAGCGTGACGCCGCGCAGGGAGTGACGCCTGACCCCTCGAGTTCATGA
- a CDS encoding ComEA family DNA-binding protein, producing MESPQVPLPPRRRLRLSIGAAVVLALVVLSAAVGLGIMRGQAAPVESVPLEDMSTGAGAGPEATDDLYVHVLGAVEKPGLYVLDRDARLVDALAAAGGTTVEADLAAVNLARMLEDGEQVVVPIAGAMAGGPGEVAPPPDDDRIDLNTADQAALETLPRIGPALAERIISWREENGRFSSVDDLLAVPGIGEKLVAGLRDGVRV from the coding sequence ATGGAATCTCCGCAGGTACCCCTCCCACCTCGGCGTCGACTGCGTCTGAGCATCGGAGCGGCAGTGGTGCTGGCTCTCGTCGTGCTGTCGGCTGCCGTGGGCCTCGGGATCATGCGGGGGCAGGCCGCGCCTGTCGAATCGGTGCCGCTCGAGGACATGAGTACGGGAGCAGGCGCAGGCCCCGAAGCGACCGATGACCTTTACGTGCACGTTCTCGGCGCTGTCGAGAAGCCCGGACTCTATGTGCTCGATCGTGACGCACGGCTCGTCGATGCGCTGGCGGCTGCAGGGGGAACGACCGTCGAGGCCGACCTGGCCGCGGTCAACCTCGCTCGAATGCTCGAAGACGGAGAGCAGGTCGTCGTGCCGATAGCCGGAGCCATGGCGGGTGGGCCCGGCGAAGTCGCACCGCCACCGGACGATGACCGGATCGACCTCAACACCGCGGATCAGGCGGCGTTGGAGACGCTCCCGCGTATCGGTCCGGCACTCGCGGAGCGGATCATCTCCTGGCGGGAGGAGAACGGCCGGTTCTCCTCGGTGGATGACCTCCTGGCGGTTCCCGGCATCGGGGAGAAGCTGGTCGCGGGCCTGCGCGACGGGGTCAGGGTGTGA
- a CDS encoding MFS transporter: MTEATGTRPVRAGARWMSLFTLAWLAIWTVQLTPVQLLLPLQLDTPQDDWIRGVVSSGLVLGIGGLAGIIAGPAAGALSDRAAAGRHRRRPWALGGVLFTAVCLVLTGYAQGPWAVGAGWVGVSIGVAVSSAAFTALIADQLPTTQRGAASAAVGSSQAVGIVVGVGLVVLLGLELREGYLLLAGIIAVVGTTAALLLPDPPTTEAMRPKRIGRRHLDSLRDRDFAWMLSGRLVTNVGNALGTALFLFFLLHGLGQPSAIAQDNLLLLIVVYTVFVVIASVITGIVSDRTGNRRTLTVAATVVQAASGVAIALVPTFEMTMVAAALMGLGYGAFSTVGLAFAADLLPDEQDHARDLGIVNVTAALGQLIGPVLGAGLVALVGGFWLVFVAAAVLSLVGGLLTAFARQPARAS; this comes from the coding sequence ATGACCGAAGCGACCGGAACGCGCCCGGTCCGCGCGGGTGCGCGCTGGATGTCGCTGTTCACGCTCGCGTGGCTGGCGATCTGGACCGTGCAGCTCACGCCGGTGCAGCTGCTCCTGCCGCTGCAGCTCGACACCCCGCAGGACGACTGGATCCGGGGCGTCGTCTCCTCGGGACTGGTTCTCGGAATCGGCGGGCTCGCCGGGATCATCGCGGGACCGGCGGCCGGCGCGCTCTCGGACCGCGCGGCTGCGGGCCGCCACCGTCGGCGTCCGTGGGCGCTGGGCGGTGTGCTGTTCACCGCGGTCTGCCTCGTCCTCACCGGCTACGCGCAAGGGCCATGGGCCGTGGGCGCCGGTTGGGTCGGGGTGTCGATCGGCGTGGCGGTGTCGTCCGCCGCCTTCACCGCGCTGATCGCCGACCAGCTGCCGACGACACAGCGCGGGGCCGCCTCCGCCGCGGTCGGGTCCAGCCAGGCTGTCGGCATCGTGGTCGGGGTCGGCCTCGTTGTCCTGCTCGGTCTCGAGCTCCGGGAAGGCTATCTCCTGCTCGCCGGGATCATCGCGGTGGTCGGTACGACGGCGGCGCTGCTGCTGCCCGATCCACCGACCACGGAGGCGATGCGGCCGAAACGGATCGGACGCCGCCACCTGGACTCACTGCGCGATCGCGACTTCGCCTGGATGCTGTCCGGGCGCCTGGTGACGAACGTCGGCAACGCACTCGGGACCGCGCTGTTCCTGTTCTTCCTGCTGCACGGCCTCGGTCAGCCCAGCGCCATCGCCCAGGACAACCTGCTGCTGCTGATCGTCGTCTACACGGTGTTCGTCGTCATCGCCTCGGTGATCACGGGGATCGTCTCCGACCGGACAGGGAATCGCCGGACGCTCACGGTGGCGGCGACGGTCGTGCAGGCGGCCTCGGGGGTGGCGATCGCGCTGGTACCGACGTTCGAGATGACGATGGTCGCTGCCGCGCTGATGGGCCTCGGCTATGGCGCGTTCTCGACGGTGGGCCTCGCATTCGCCGCCGACCTGCTGCCGGACGAGCAGGACCATGCGAGGGACCTCGGGATCGTGAACGTCACAGCCGCGCTCGGGCAGCTCATCGGCCCTGTGCTGGGGGCGGGACTGGTCGCGCTGGTCGGCGGCTTCTGGCTCGTGTTCGTCGCGGCGGCGGTTCTCTCCCTCGTCGGCGGGCTGCTCACGGCGTTCGCGCGGCAGCCGGCCAGGGCGTCATGA
- a CDS encoding ComEC/Rec2 family competence protein codes for MRGRDLRLVPLALAVWCVALLCVLFPAVAWGCAAACGLGAVGVLASVVHRRNRQGKSGARGGLVVVVLAAIAAAAVSVGFAVPEREAAKGWDARVVDITAEVTSSASIGRDGRLWFEAVTSTLGPPGRAVASAAPVRLGVVPAEGFDLGATVRVVGESSATDAVERSALVVFASDAEVISPAPGVFGAAATIKSVFVERSLRLPEPGNGLLPGLAVGDTRAVTAELNDDMRTSGLSHLTAVSGANCAIVVGAIFWLTALCGGGRRLRVLLSLVGLTGFVVLVTPEPSVIRAGVMAAVGMLSVLSGKPSAGAGVLSLCATTILVADPWLAATPGFALSVVASGALILLAPPLARGLARGMPRPVALAVAVPLSAQLACGPIIALFAEQQSLVGIAANLIAGPAAPVATVIGLLACLAAPLPVLADLLTASAWLPAAWIAMTATTTAQLPGAQVLVPPGLGSALVVAVVSAAIAIVLMRAPAYQPGSRVERAAAWGRRGAAMIVVVVLSIAGSRALLDGPLAAATTPDAWAVAACDVGQGDAVLVRSATQVALIDTGPEPQPLASCLRSLGVERIDLLVLTHFDLDHVGGAEAVRGRVDVVMHGPIAEDADRRLLDDLVDGGARVHAASEGQQGMLGEAAWRVLWPLRRSAAFPDGNDASVVMEFDGGEVPRSIYLGDLSAVPQRMLQRTARMMPYAVVKVAHHGSADQDPGLYEAMRPRVALFSVGADNDYGHPRSETLDLLAATGAHVLRTDERGRILLGLRDGELQVWTEKPAG; via the coding sequence GTGAGGGGACGAGACCTCCGGCTCGTGCCGCTCGCGCTGGCGGTGTGGTGCGTCGCGCTGCTGTGTGTGCTGTTCCCTGCGGTCGCGTGGGGGTGCGCCGCCGCGTGCGGGCTCGGGGCGGTAGGCGTACTGGCATCGGTCGTGCACCGTCGAAACCGCCAGGGGAAGTCCGGAGCACGCGGGGGCCTCGTCGTCGTCGTGCTGGCCGCGATCGCGGCTGCGGCGGTATCGGTCGGGTTCGCCGTCCCCGAGCGGGAAGCGGCGAAGGGGTGGGACGCTCGCGTGGTCGATATCACGGCCGAGGTGACGTCCTCCGCATCGATCGGACGCGATGGGCGGCTGTGGTTCGAGGCGGTGACATCGACGCTCGGGCCGCCGGGCCGTGCGGTGGCGTCCGCCGCCCCGGTGCGCCTGGGGGTCGTCCCGGCCGAGGGCTTCGACCTCGGCGCGACGGTTCGGGTCGTGGGCGAGTCATCGGCGACGGATGCCGTGGAGCGCTCAGCGTTGGTCGTCTTCGCGAGCGACGCCGAGGTCATCTCGCCCGCGCCTGGTGTCTTCGGTGCGGCGGCGACGATCAAGAGCGTGTTCGTCGAACGGTCTCTACGCCTGCCGGAACCGGGCAACGGACTGCTTCCCGGACTCGCGGTCGGCGACACGCGCGCCGTCACCGCCGAGCTGAACGACGACATGCGCACCAGCGGGCTCAGTCACCTCACTGCGGTCAGCGGAGCGAACTGCGCGATCGTGGTCGGCGCGATCTTCTGGCTGACGGCGCTGTGCGGAGGCGGCCGCCGGTTGCGTGTTCTCCTGTCGCTCGTGGGCCTGACCGGGTTCGTGGTTCTGGTGACTCCCGAGCCGAGTGTGATCCGGGCGGGGGTGATGGCGGCGGTGGGGATGCTCTCCGTGCTGTCGGGGAAGCCGAGCGCCGGGGCCGGGGTGCTGTCGCTGTGCGCCACCACGATTCTGGTTGCGGACCCCTGGCTCGCGGCGACGCCGGGGTTCGCGCTGTCGGTCGTCGCCTCGGGTGCGTTGATCCTGCTCGCCCCGCCTCTGGCGCGCGGCTTGGCTCGGGGGATGCCGCGCCCCGTCGCGCTCGCTGTCGCGGTCCCGCTCTCCGCGCAGCTCGCGTGCGGCCCGATCATCGCCCTGTTCGCAGAACAGCAGTCGTTGGTCGGTATCGCCGCGAACCTGATCGCGGGGCCCGCAGCCCCGGTCGCGACGGTGATCGGGCTCCTCGCCTGCCTCGCCGCTCCATTGCCGGTGCTCGCTGACCTGCTGACGGCCTCGGCGTGGCTTCCCGCGGCGTGGATCGCGATGACCGCGACCACCACGGCCCAACTGCCGGGCGCGCAGGTCCTGGTACCACCCGGCCTCGGCAGTGCCCTGGTGGTGGCGGTGGTGAGTGCGGCGATCGCCATCGTGCTGATGCGTGCCCCCGCGTATCAGCCGGGCTCACGTGTGGAGCGGGCGGCTGCCTGGGGACGTCGCGGTGCGGCGATGATCGTCGTCGTGGTGCTGTCGATCGCCGGTTCTCGTGCGCTTCTCGACGGCCCCCTCGCTGCGGCGACGACCCCCGACGCCTGGGCCGTCGCGGCGTGCGATGTCGGGCAGGGCGACGCGGTGCTCGTGCGCTCGGCGACCCAGGTCGCTTTGATTGACACGGGGCCGGAGCCCCAGCCACTGGCCTCATGTCTGCGGTCGCTCGGCGTCGAGCGCATCGACCTTCTCGTCCTCACCCACTTCGACCTCGATCACGTCGGCGGGGCTGAGGCGGTGCGCGGTCGTGTCGACGTGGTCATGCACGGTCCGATCGCCGAGGACGCCGATCGACGTCTCCTCGATGACCTCGTCGATGGAGGCGCACGCGTCCACGCGGCGTCGGAAGGTCAGCAGGGGATGCTCGGCGAGGCGGCGTGGCGTGTGCTCTGGCCGCTGCGCCGATCCGCTGCCTTTCCCGATGGCAACGATGCGAGCGTGGTGATGGAGTTCGACGGGGGAGAGGTGCCCCGCTCGATCTACCTCGGCGACCTCTCGGCCGTGCCCCAGCGCATGCTGCAGCGCACGGCGAGGATGATGCCGTACGCCGTGGTCAAGGTCGCGCACCACGGCAGCGCCGACCAGGATCCCGGCCTCTACGAGGCGATGCGGCCCCGGGTGGCGCTGTTCAGCGTCGGAGCGGACAACGACTACGGGCACCCACGTTCCGAGACCCTCGATCTCCTGGCGGCGACCGGTGCACATGTGCTGCGCACCGACGAACGGGGGCGCATTCTGCTCGGTCTTCGCGACGGCGAACTGCAGGTCTGGACGGAGAAGCCTGCCGGATGA
- the rpsT gene encoding 30S ribosomal protein S20, translating to MANIKSQIKRNKTNEKARERNKAVKSELKTVIRTTRTAVSAGDKAAAEAALKKAAVKLDKAVSKGVLHKNQASNRKSALAKQVASL from the coding sequence GTGGCAAACATCAAGTCGCAGATCAAGCGCAACAAGACCAACGAGAAGGCGCGCGAGCGCAACAAGGCCGTGAAGAGCGAGCTCAAGACGGTCATCCGCACCACTCGCACGGCCGTCTCCGCCGGTGACAAGGCCGCCGCAGAGGCCGCCCTGAAGAAGGCTGCCGTCAAGCTCGACAAGGCCGTCAGCAAGGGTGTCCTGCACAAGAACCAGGCGTCGAACCGCAAGTCGGCTCTCGCCAAGCAGGTCGCTTCCCTCTGA
- the holA gene encoding DNA polymerase III subunit delta — protein sequence MAASRTPSRGGAKPTKIPQVSWREPHPAPIVLVSGPEEVCAERAIVGVRDYLRAEDPALEVSDVRADDYAPGTLLSLTSPSLFGEPRLVRVSGVEKCSDAFIQEAVSYLDNPQEGATVVLRHTGASVRGKKLLDAVRAGNGGGIEIACPAIKRDSDRVDFAAGEFRAAKKRIAPPALRALVSAFADDLTELAAACQQLIGDVEGDISEDIVTKYYGGRVEVSAFVVADTAIAGRYGEALIALRHALSSGADPVPMVAAFAMKLRTMARVAGNREPSRQLAQRLGMKDWQVDRARRDLAGWNERSLGMAIQATARADGEVKGAARDPIFALERMVTVIATRQPFGE from the coding sequence ATGGCAGCTTCGCGAACCCCTTCCCGCGGCGGCGCGAAGCCCACCAAGATCCCGCAGGTCTCCTGGCGTGAGCCGCACCCCGCTCCGATCGTGCTCGTGTCGGGCCCGGAAGAGGTCTGCGCCGAGCGCGCGATCGTCGGCGTTCGCGACTACCTCCGTGCCGAGGACCCCGCGCTCGAAGTGAGTGACGTACGGGCCGATGATTACGCACCCGGAACGCTGCTCTCCCTCACATCGCCGTCCTTGTTCGGGGAACCACGTCTCGTCCGCGTCTCCGGCGTGGAGAAGTGCTCCGATGCCTTCATCCAGGAGGCGGTGTCGTATCTCGACAACCCGCAGGAGGGCGCGACCGTCGTCCTTCGCCACACGGGCGCCAGCGTGCGAGGCAAGAAGCTGCTCGACGCTGTCCGTGCCGGGAACGGCGGCGGTATCGAGATCGCCTGCCCTGCCATCAAGCGCGACAGCGACCGAGTCGACTTCGCCGCCGGCGAGTTCCGCGCGGCGAAGAAGCGCATCGCGCCTCCGGCTCTTCGAGCCCTGGTCTCGGCCTTCGCCGACGACCTCACCGAGCTCGCCGCGGCCTGCCAGCAGCTCATCGGAGACGTCGAGGGCGACATCTCCGAAGACATCGTCACCAAGTACTACGGAGGTCGGGTCGAGGTGTCGGCGTTCGTCGTCGCCGACACGGCCATCGCCGGACGCTACGGCGAGGCCCTCATCGCCCTCCGTCATGCTCTCTCGTCGGGCGCCGACCCGGTTCCGATGGTCGCGGCCTTCGCCATGAAGCTCCGCACCATGGCACGAGTCGCCGGCAACCGCGAGCCGAGCCGCCAGCTCGCTCAGCGTCTGGGAATGAAGGATTGGCAGGTTGACCGCGCACGCCGCGATCTCGCCGGCTGGAACGAGCGGTCACTCGGAATGGCGATCCAGGCCACTGCCAGGGCCGATGGCGAGGTCAAGGGTGCGGCACGCGACCCGATCTTCGCGCTGGAGCGCATGGTCACCGTCATCGCCACTCGCCAGCCGTTCGGCGAGTGA
- a CDS encoding family 1 glycosylhydrolase: MTPAFPRLSAPAGLRWSAATSAFQIEGSRPTGISGRSIWDDFLERPGAIVDGSTADPACDSYRRPEDDVALAAGLGLDRYRFSIPWARVQPDGLGRGDASALDHYSRLVDLLLDAGVVPFPTLFHWEMPSLIEAGGGWLERDTAERLADYAAIVADRLGDRVQHWYTLNEPAMMTLQGYAVGALAPGKQLLFGALPTAHHQLLAHARAAAALRERGAASVGLVNNHTRVLPLGDTAEDHQAAAVYDLIHNRIFSEPLLAGTYPDLESLGLPPMPVHDGDLEAIGRSIDFYGINFYNPTTVTAAEQESPIPFDIVPTPGVPVTGFGPEWPIMPSALRDLLIDLHTRHPQMPPVIIGENGASFPEPERALRVDDADRIAYLAGHIAAVGEAIDAGVPVEEYTVWSLLDNWEWADGYTQRFGLVHVDFETGERTPKASYDWYRGIIESARTDATAATTEAAR, from the coding sequence ATGACCCCCGCGTTCCCTCGCCTGTCTGCGCCTGCCGGGCTCCGCTGGTCCGCCGCGACCTCAGCGTTCCAGATCGAGGGGTCGCGCCCCACCGGAATATCCGGTCGTTCCATCTGGGATGACTTCCTCGAGAGACCGGGAGCGATCGTCGACGGATCGACGGCGGATCCCGCGTGCGACAGCTACCGGCGCCCCGAGGATGATGTCGCCCTTGCGGCGGGCCTGGGTCTCGACCGCTACAGGTTCTCGATCCCGTGGGCTCGCGTGCAGCCCGACGGCCTCGGCCGCGGTGACGCGTCGGCCCTCGATCACTACTCGCGCCTGGTCGATCTCCTCCTCGATGCCGGGGTCGTCCCGTTCCCCACCCTGTTCCACTGGGAGATGCCAAGTCTCATCGAAGCAGGCGGCGGCTGGCTCGAGCGCGATACCGCGGAGCGCCTCGCCGACTATGCGGCCATCGTGGCTGATCGTCTCGGCGACCGGGTGCAGCACTGGTACACCCTGAACGAGCCCGCCATGATGACGCTTCAGGGATACGCGGTCGGCGCGCTGGCGCCCGGGAAGCAGCTCCTCTTCGGCGCGCTGCCGACCGCTCACCATCAACTGCTCGCCCATGCTCGCGCGGCAGCCGCTCTGCGGGAGCGTGGTGCCGCATCGGTCGGACTGGTCAACAACCACACTCGGGTCCTGCCGCTGGGCGACACCGCTGAAGACCACCAGGCCGCAGCGGTCTACGATCTGATCCACAACCGGATCTTCAGCGAACCCCTCCTCGCCGGAACATACCCCGACCTGGAATCACTCGGCCTGCCCCCGATGCCCGTGCACGACGGCGACCTCGAGGCCATCGGACGCTCGATCGACTTCTACGGCATCAACTTCTACAACCCGACCACGGTGACCGCCGCCGAGCAGGAGAGCCCGATCCCGTTCGACATCGTGCCCACTCCGGGAGTCCCGGTCACCGGGTTCGGTCCGGAATGGCCGATCATGCCGAGCGCGCTGCGCGATCTCCTGATCGACCTGCACACCCGGCATCCGCAGATGCCGCCCGTGATCATCGGCGAGAACGGTGCGTCGTTCCCGGAACCCGAGCGCGCCCTCCGCGTGGATGACGCCGATCGGATCGCCTATCTGGCGGGACACATCGCCGCGGTAGGGGAGGCGATCGATGCGGGGGTGCCGGTGGAGGAGTACACGGTGTGGTCGCTGCTCGACAACTGGGAGTGGGCTGACGGCTACACTCAGCGCTTCGGACTCGTCCACGTCGACTTCGAGACGGGGGAACGGACCCCCAAGGCGTCGTACGACTGGTACCGCGGGATCATCGAGAGCGCGCGGACGGATGCAACCGCTGCCACGACGGAGGCGGCGAGATGA